In Uranotaenia lowii strain MFRU-FL chromosome 2, ASM2978415v1, whole genome shotgun sequence, one genomic interval encodes:
- the LOC129750178 gene encoding uncharacterized protein LOC129750178, with protein MKKIAINCNTSSLTRDFQKRVPIEQRGQSYKKWIHDGLKGVSHDVHFTHRAAILQQTAEYIYALEQEKTRLLSQNCQLKRLLDQQEHSGDLQQASSTQTTQIIPGSTVLATTITNSQQVATVAKKRKIDTIMSVPAVSDSSDEGLGSMSPEPVSLMQVVNSANGQTIVTTTSSVNGRPGPATINVSAKDFLDLKHQLDIERRQKAVYEERLKALERQIYPARVIYPDQPDSAMVDSSEPLEEITVSAIQKPATKVIREVESVQLIALDTAGKKPQLVVCTPTTEVIEETIIQPSAIVSKSAIIPIPIKEEKPFVKRSRSRSPTIETTTTTTVVTLPPKKNRYPTILEAAIKAEPKVEVERIDSPSSIVVSDDHLTRLTSNNLVVTSQRQQHTDASRINTCRHNLETIVEAIRHLEGDAFDSVTPVHQQQQLAIVRPAVQEVPLALTTSSKQQQQQKERDHRQSQLEPFLKFRTTGSSSASSSTSNPSSSSNPTSGVVSASGSSSSSSSSTLVSLSITPASAIAGSGSPSHHASTITLNTPQQQQHHTTNSSSSSSNIVTSQILQQQQCRPGVIVVKQNS; from the coding sequence GCCGCCATCCTACAGCAAACGGCCGAGTACATCTACGCCCTGGAGCAAGAGAAGACCCGGCTGCTGTCCCAAAATTGCCAACTGAAGCGGCTGCTGGACCAGCAGGAACACAGCGGGGATCTGCAGCAGGCCTCCAGCACCCAGACGACCCAGATCATACCGGGAAGTACGGTCCTGGCGACGACAATTACCAACAGCCAACAGGTGGCCACCGTAGCCAAGAAGCGTAAGATCGATACGATCATGTCAGTCCCAGCAGTTTCGGACTCTTCGGACGAAGGACTCGGTTCGATGTCCCCGGAACCCGTTAGCTTGATGCAGGTGGTCAACAGTGCGAACGGCCAAACGATCGTTACGACAACGAGTAGCGTCAACGGAAGGCCTGGTCCCGCCACGATCAATGTTTCCGCCAAGGATTTCCTCGATTTGAAACACCAGCTGGACATCGAAAGACGACAGAAGGCGGTCTACGAGGAGCGATTGAAAGCGTTAGAGCGGCAAATCTACCCAGCACGAGTGATCTACCCAGATCAACCCGATTCAGCGATGGTTGATTCAAGTGAACCGCTCGAAGAAATCACCGTATCTGCTATTCAGAAACCCGCTACCAAGGTTATCCGGGAGGTTGAAAGTGTTCAATTGATTGCGCTCGATACTGCTGGCAAGAAACCTCAGCTCGTCGTTTGCACACCAACAACCGAGGTGATCGAGGAGACGATCATTCAACCATCGGCCATCGTGAGCAAGTCCGCGATAATCCCAATTCCGATCAAGGAGGAAAAGCCTTTCGTTAAACGATCCCGGTCGCGATCGCCAACGATCGAAACCACTACAACCACTACGGTTGTAACGCTGCCGCCGAAAAAGAATCGCTATCCAACAATCCTGGAGGCGGCTATCAAAGCCGAGCCGAAGGTCGAAGTCGAACGCATAGATTCCCCCTCGTCGATTGTGGTCAGCGATGATCATCTAACTCGGCTAACCAGCAACAATTTAGTGGTAACATCCCAGCGGCAGCAGCATACCGATGCTTCCCGGATCAACACCTGCCGACATAATCTGGAAACCATCGTTGAAGCCATCCGACATCTGGAAGGAGATGCGTTCGATTCCGTTACCCCTgtccaccagcagcagcaactgGCAATTGTCCGACCGGCGGTTCAAGAGGTTCCCTTGGCCCTGACCACCAGCAGTaagcaacaacagcaacagaaaGAACGCGATCATCGCCAAAGTCAACTGGAACCGTTCCTGAAGTTCCGAACAACAGGTTCTTCGAGCGCATCATCCTCTACCTCCAACCCTTCCTCGAGCAGCAACCCCACATCCGGCGTAGTAAGTGCGagtggcagcagcagcagtagttCGTCGTCAACCTTGGTATCACTTTCGATCACCCCGGCATCAGCGATCGCTGGAAGCGGCAGTCCTAGCCACCACGCGTCGACGATCACTTTAAACACCccgcagcaacagcagcatcaCACcactaacagcagcagcagcagcagcaacattgTAACGTCACAGATCCTTCAGCAGCAGCAATGCCGACCAGGTGTGATCGTCGTTAAGCAAAACTCATGA